The segment CTAAAATGAACATAAATGAAAATTCTAGAATCTTAGATATTGGTGCGGGAACAGGGTCAATTAGTATACAATTAGCTAAAATTTTAAAAAATGGTGAAGTTATAGCTATAGAAAAAAAAGAAAAAGCAATTGATTTGATTAATAAAAATAAAGAGAAATTTGAAGCTAATAATTTAAAAGTTGTCAAAGGAGAAGCATTAGAGGTTTATGAGCATATAGATGGAGAGTTTAATGTAATTTTTATAGGTGGTAGCGGTGGAAATATTGAAGATATAATTAGAAATTATCATAACAAGCTAAGTAATAAGGGAAGAATGGTTTTAAATTTTATAACCATAAACAATTTGTATAAGGCATTAGAAACATTGAAAAAGATGGATTATAACCCTGAGTTTATTGAAGTTTCAATAAGTGGTTCATTTAAGAATACATATATGCTTAAGGCAAATAACCCTATCTTTATTGTGTGGGGAGAAAAAAATATATAAACGGAGAGAAGAAAATGGCTAAATTATATGGAATAGGTGTAGGACCAGGAGATAAAGAGTTATTAACAATAAAGGCAGTAAGAACTATAGAAAAGTGTGATGTTATTGTAGCACCATCAGCTATGGCGAAGGGAGAAAGTATAGCTTTAAATGCTGCAAAGGATTATATAAAAGAAGGTACGGAAGTTGTGGTCAAACACTTTCCCATGGGTAAAGCTAACACAAATGCAAAAGTTAAAGAAATATATGATCTTATAGGCGAAAAATTAAAAGAAGGTAAAAGTGTAGCTTTTTTAACTATAGGAGATGCTTATATTTATAGTACATATGTACATCTTTTGAAATATATAAACGAAAAAGGGTTTGAGGTTGAAACTATAGCTGGAATACCATCATTTTGTGCATCGGCATCAATTGCAAATATACCACTTGTTATGGGAGAAAATTCACTTAAAATACTTCCAGCATCAAAAGTTGAAGAAATAAAAGATGAAAAGTATGTAGTTATTATGAAAGTTTATAATAATGCACAAAAGGCATTAGATTTTCTTGAGGATAATAAATTCTCTTATGTATATATAAAAAATGCAGGAAGAGAAGGAGAAGTTGTATTAACAAACAAAGAAGATATTTTAAAAGAAAATGGCTATATGAGTCTTATTATAGCAAATAGAGTTTAAGGAGTGATTAAATGATAACATTTGTAGGGGCAGGACCAGGAGATGTAGAGTTAATAACTATAAAAGGAAGAAGAGCAATTGAAGAGGCTGATATAGTTATATATGCAGGTTCTCTTGTTGCAAAAGAACATTTGAAATTTTGTAAAAATGGAGTAAAAATATATAACTCTGCGTCTATGACTTTAGAGGAAGTTATAGACGTAATGAAAAATAATAAAGATAAAAATATAGTTAGACTTCATACCGGAGATCCTTCTATTTATGGTGCAATAAAAGAGCAAATGGATGAACTTGATGAAATTAATTTAGAGTATAAAGTAATACCAGGAGTAAGTTCATTTACAGCTGCGGCATCATCTATTAAAAGAGAATTTACTCTTCCTGGAGTTAGTCAGACTGTAATACTTACAAGAATAGAAGGTAAAACTCCTGTACCAGAGAAAGAAAGACTAGAAAAGTTAGCAGAGATCGGGGCTAGTATGGCAATTTTTCTTTCAGTGTCAATGATTGAAAAAGTAGTTAAAAGCTTAAAAAATGGTTATAAGAGAAATGTACCTATAGCTGTAATTCAAAGGGCTACATGGAATGATGAAAAAATAGTTATGGGAACCCTTGATGATATAGCTGAAAAAGTAAAAAAAGAAAATATAACTAAGACTGCTCAGATACTTGTTGGTGATTTTATTGATTGTGAATATGAAAAAAGTCTTCTCTATGATAAAAACTTTTCTCATATGTTTAGAAAGTAATAATAAATTATGAAAATTGTTATTATAAGTGTCACAAGTAGAGGTAATAGAATTGCAAATGACATAAGTAAAATTATATCTACAGATAAATTTTTAAAAGATGATGTTAAAAATTTAGGAATTAAAAATATTGTGGAGAGGTACTTTAAGAAACAAAATACAATCATTTTTATAGCATCTACAGGAATAGCAATAAGAGCCATAGCACCCTATATACATAGTAAAGATAAGGATCCAGCGGTGTTAGTTATAGATAGTACGTGTAAATTTGTTATAAGTCTTTTAAGTGGACATTTAGGCGGTGCTAACAAGATGACATTAGAAATAGCATCTATAATAAGTGCTGAACCTATTATAACAACAGCTACAGATAATATGGGTATAGTTGCACCAGATATTATTGCAAAAGAAAATAACTATGTAATAGATGATTTAAAAAGAGCAAAAGAAATTTCAGCAATGTTAGTTGATAATAAAAGAGTTGCTTATATAGAAGAGTATTTTGGCAGAAATTCTAAAGTAAACGAAGTTCCTAAAGGTTATGTAAGTACCATTAATAATGCTGATGGATTAGTCATAGTTACAAATAAATATAATTTAGATTTTAATAAGACATATCTTAAGCTTATAAATAAAAACATAGTTTTAGGGATAGGGTGTAAAAGAGGAATTTCAGCAGAATATATGAAAGAAAAAATATTTAAAATTCTGAAGGTATATAACATAGATAAAAGAGCGGTAAAGATTATATCAACAGTAGAAATTAAAAAAAATGAAAAGGCAATTTTGCATATGGTAGATGAATTTAAATGTGATTTTAGGACGTTTACTATAAATGATTTGAAAAAAGTTGAAGATAATTATGAAGGTAGTGACTTTGTAAAAAGCGTAATAGGGGTTAGGGCGGTAGCAGAACCGAGTGTTGAATTAGTAGGGGCAGTTCCAATTACAAAGAAGCTAAAACTAAATGGAATTACATTATGTATCGGAATTTTAAAATAGATTTATACAATTAAGGAGAAGAGTATGAGTGAGAATAAAGGAAAACTGTATGTCATAGGTATAGGACCAGGTTCTTTAGAAGATATGAGTATAAGGGCTAAAAATGCTATAGAAGAAAGTGATATTATAGTTGGATATACTAAATATATTGAACTTATAAAACCTATTATTAATGGAAAAGAAATTTTTTCAACTGGCATGAGGGGAGAAATTGAAAGAGTAAAGTATGCTTTAAGTGAATCAAAATATAAGGTAGTGTCAATAATTAGTACTGGTGATGCTGGAATATATGGAATGGCAGGTCCTATTTTAGAAATAGCAGAAAATGAAGATATAATTATAATTCCGGGAATTACGGCAGCGTCTTCAGCGGCATCCTTACTTGGGGCACCACTTATGCATGATAATTGCAATATAAGTTTAAGTGATTTATTAACTCCTTATGAAGTAATAAAAAACAGGGTTCAATGTGCGGCTAAAGGGGATTTTATAATATCCTTATATAATCCCAAAAGTAAAGGAAGACCTCATTATTTAAGAGAATGTTTAGATATAATAAAGAGATATAGAAATAGTAATACTCCAATTGGGATTGTTAAAAATGCTCTTAGGGAAGGGCAAGAGATTATTGTTACTACTATAGAAAAATTTAATGATGATATTGTAGATATGATGAGTATAGTAGTTATAGGAAATAGTAAAAGTTATATAAAGAATAGTAAATTTATAACTCCAAGAGGATATGAAAATAAATTTAAAGGAGAAGCAAAGTGATAGGAGTAGTAGTTGGAACTAGTGAAGGAAAAGAAATTTTATCACTTTTAAATGAATTTACAGAAGATATTTTTGTATCAACTGCTACAAAATATGGAGGAGAACTATTAGAAAACTATAAATATAAAATACTTAACACAAATCCATTAGATATAGAAGGATTTAAGAAAATCATAAGAGATAATAGTATAAATATTTTTATAGATGCATCTCATCCGTATGCCATAGAGGTTAGTAAAAATATTATAGAAGCGTGTAAATGTAGTGGAATTATATATTTTAGATATGAACGACCTTCAATTATAGAAGAGTTTAAAAACTATAAAAATATAATAAGGGTCAAAGACTATAAAGAACTAAAAGAAAAGCTTAAAAATATTAATGGAACTATTCTAGATACTACGGGAAGTAAAAATATACAAAAGATTATTGATATGAATTTAAATAGTAGAATAGTACATAGGGTACTTCCAAGTAGTTCAGTTATAAAAAAATGTATTGATTTAGGAGTTAAAATAGAGAATTTAATAGCAATAAAGGGACCTATAAGTTATGAACTTAATAAAGCTTTTATAAAAGAATATAATGCAGAAGCTCTTATAATGAAAGATAGTGGGACTGCTGGTGGAACATATGAAAAGGCTAAGGCTATTATAGATATGAATATATATGGGTTCATAATTGAAAGAGAAAATATAGAGTATAAAAATAAATTCACTAGCATAGAAAAACTAATTGATAAAGTTAAAGGAGAAAATAATGAAGAGTTCAAATAAAAAATCCATACTAGTTGTTAGTTTTGGAACAAGTTACGAGGATACTAGAAAAGTAACATTAGATGCTATAGAAGAGAAAATAGCAAAAGAATTTAAAGATTATACTGTTAGAAAAGCGTATACATCTAATATGATAATAAAGAAGTTAAAAGAAAGGGATGGTATCTATATTGATACTCCGAGGGAAGCTTTAAGTAAGTTAAGAGAAGAGGGGTATGAAGAAATAATTGTTCAACCTATACATATAATGCCAGGTATTGAATATGATGAAATTAAATTAGTTGTAAATAAATTCATTGAGGAAGGTTGCTTTAAAAAAGTTGTTCTTGGAAAGCCTTTATTATATAAGACAAAAGATTATGAAATAGCAATAGATGCTATAAAAGATGATTTAAAAAAAATCAGAGAAGATAAAGCATTAATTTTAATGGGGCATGGGTCTATTCATTATGCCAATTCATGTTATGCACTTTTAGATTATATACTAAAGACTAATGGATATGAAAATGCGTATGTTGCAACAGTAGAAGAAACACCTACATTAGATGATGTTATAAAGAGATTAAAAGAGAAAAAAATAAAAGAGGTAACGTTAAAACCATTTATGGTGGTTTCAGGAGATCATGCCAAGAATGATATGGCAGGAGATGATAAAGATTCATGGAAAAAAGTATTAGAGAAAGAAGGGTTCAAGGTTAATATAGATCTTTGTTCTCTTGGAGAAAATGATAATATAAGAAATATATATATTAATAATATAAAAAAGGCCCTTTAAGGGTCTTTTTTTATGGAAGTATATTTAGAATATTTACCCAAATTACAAATTTAATTATTATAAAGATTAATATAATGAAGAATTTATTTATAAGTCTAATATTAGTATTTATAAAGGGTAAATGTATTTGTCCTGTTATAATTTCGATACCACCTTTTAAAAAATATATTATAGATAAAGATATAATAATACATTTACTAATAAGTATGTAATTATTACTCCATAGATACCACATAAATAATCCAATAAAGCTTATTCTTAAGATACATGACATGATGAAATAAAAGTTTTTTTCTTTATCTGAAAGATAAAGAACATTATCTATTTTCATAAAAATCTCCTCCAAAACAAAAAAATACATGTAAATTATATCACTAAATTCATTATAATAACATATATTGGTTTCTATTGACAAATGATTTTAGATGTAATATAATCCGATTAAACTAGTCGGAATTAAAATTAATTTGTGTTCTATCATTATAAAGAAGGATTAATTTTATGCTATGGCGTATATTAATAAGAGGGGGATGTTTTATGAAAATATTCAAAAATATGGTTGAGTTAATAGGTAACACACCACTTGTAGAATTATCTAATTATAGTGAAAATAATAAATTAAATACAAAACTTATAGCAAAAGTAGAGTATTTTAATCCAGGTGGAAGTGTTAAAGATAGAGTAGGATATTATATGATAAAAGATGCTGAAGAAAAGGGAATTATAAATAAGGATACAGTTATAATAGAACCTACCAGTGGAAATACTGGAGTTGGACTTGCGTTAACAGCAGCAATAAAGGGATATAGACTTATTATAATAATGCCTGAGTCTATGAGTATGGAAAGAAGAAAGACTCTTACTGCTTATGGAGCAGAACTAATACTTACGCCTGCTGATAAAGGCATGAAAGGTGCCATTGAAAAGGCTAATGAATTAGCAAAGGAAATTTCTAATTCATTTATTGCGGGTCAATTTGATAATCCGGCTAATGCTAGAGCACACAGGGAAACTACAGCTGAGGAAATATGGAATGATACAGAGGGTAAAATAGATATTTTTGTTGCTGGAATTGGAACAGGTGGAACAATAACAGGAGTTGGCGAGGGATTGAAGAAAAAAAATCCTAATGTAAAAATTATAGCTGTAGAACCTAAAAATTCAGCGGTTGTATTGGGTGAAAAGGCAGGTCAACATAAAATTCAAGGGATAGGTGCTGGATTTATTCCAGAAGTTTTAAATGTAGATATTATAGATGAGATAA is part of the Clostridium botulinum genome and harbors:
- the cbiT gene encoding precorrin-6Y C5,15-methyltransferase (decarboxylating) subunit CbiT, which codes for MIYIKDDEFIRGDSPMTKEEIRILSISKMNINENSRILDIGAGTGSISIQLAKILKNGEVIAIEKKEKAIDLINKNKEKFEANNLKVVKGEALEVYEHIDGEFNVIFIGGSGGNIEDIIRNYHNKLSNKGRMVLNFITINNLYKALETLKKMDYNPEFIEVSISGSFKNTYMLKANNPIFIVWGEKNI
- a CDS encoding cobalt-factor II C(20)-methyltransferase, yielding MAKLYGIGVGPGDKELLTIKAVRTIEKCDVIVAPSAMAKGESIALNAAKDYIKEGTEVVVKHFPMGKANTNAKVKEIYDLIGEKLKEGKSVAFLTIGDAYIYSTYVHLLKYINEKGFEVETIAGIPSFCASASIANIPLVMGENSLKILPASKVEEIKDEKYVVIMKVYNNAQKALDFLEDNKFSYVYIKNAGREGEVVLTNKEDILKENGYMSLIIANRV
- the cobM gene encoding precorrin-4 C(11)-methyltransferase, whose product is MITFVGAGPGDVELITIKGRRAIEEADIVIYAGSLVAKEHLKFCKNGVKIYNSASMTLEEVIDVMKNNKDKNIVRLHTGDPSIYGAIKEQMDELDEINLEYKVIPGVSSFTAAASSIKREFTLPGVSQTVILTRIEGKTPVPEKERLEKLAEIGASMAIFLSVSMIEKVVKSLKNGYKRNVPIAVIQRATWNDEKIVMGTLDDIAEKVKKENITKTAQILVGDFIDCEYEKSLLYDKNFSHMFRK
- the cbiG gene encoding cobalt-precorrin 5A hydrolase yields the protein MKIVIISVTSRGNRIANDISKIISTDKFLKDDVKNLGIKNIVERYFKKQNTIIFIASTGIAIRAIAPYIHSKDKDPAVLVIDSTCKFVISLLSGHLGGANKMTLEIASIISAEPIITTATDNMGIVAPDIIAKENNYVIDDLKRAKEISAMLVDNKRVAYIEEYFGRNSKVNEVPKGYVSTINNADGLVIVTNKYNLDFNKTYLKLINKNIVLGIGCKRGISAEYMKEKIFKILKVYNIDKRAVKIISTVEIKKNEKAILHMVDEFKCDFRTFTINDLKKVEDNYEGSDFVKSVIGVRAVAEPSVELVGAVPITKKLKLNGITLCIGILK
- the cobJ gene encoding precorrin-3B C(17)-methyltransferase, coding for MSENKGKLYVIGIGPGSLEDMSIRAKNAIEESDIIVGYTKYIELIKPIINGKEIFSTGMRGEIERVKYALSESKYKVVSIISTGDAGIYGMAGPILEIAENEDIIIIPGITAASSAASLLGAPLMHDNCNISLSDLLTPYEVIKNRVQCAAKGDFIISLYNPKSKGRPHYLRECLDIIKRYRNSNTPIGIVKNALREGQEIIVTTIEKFNDDIVDMMSIVVIGNSKSYIKNSKFITPRGYENKFKGEAK
- a CDS encoding cobalt-precorrin-6A reductase, whose product is MIGVVVGTSEGKEILSLLNEFTEDIFVSTATKYGGELLENYKYKILNTNPLDIEGFKKIIRDNSINIFIDASHPYAIEVSKNIIEACKCSGIIYFRYERPSIIEEFKNYKNIIRVKDYKELKEKLKNINGTILDTTGSKNIQKIIDMNLNSRIVHRVLPSSSVIKKCIDLGVKIENLIAIKGPISYELNKAFIKEYNAEALIMKDSGTAGGTYEKAKAIIDMNIYGFIIERENIEYKNKFTSIEKLIDKVKGENNEEFK
- a CDS encoding sirohydrochlorin cobaltochelatase, with translation MKSSNKKSILVVSFGTSYEDTRKVTLDAIEEKIAKEFKDYTVRKAYTSNMIIKKLKERDGIYIDTPREALSKLREEGYEEIIVQPIHIMPGIEYDEIKLVVNKFIEEGCFKKVVLGKPLLYKTKDYEIAIDAIKDDLKKIREDKALILMGHGSIHYANSCYALLDYILKTNGYENAYVATVEETPTLDDVIKRLKEKKIKEVTLKPFMVVSGDHAKNDMAGDDKDSWKKVLEKEGFKVNIDLCSLGENDNIRNIYINNIKKAL
- the cysK gene encoding cysteine synthase A, producing the protein MKIFKNMVELIGNTPLVELSNYSENNKLNTKLIAKVEYFNPGGSVKDRVGYYMIKDAEEKGIINKDTVIIEPTSGNTGVGLALTAAIKGYRLIIIMPESMSMERRKTLTAYGAELILTPADKGMKGAIEKANELAKEISNSFIAGQFDNPANARAHRETTAEEIWNDTEGKIDIFVAGIGTGGTITGVGEGLKKKNPNVKIIAVEPKNSAVVLGEKAGQHKIQGIGAGFIPEVLNVDIIDEIIKISDDDAFKATKELVETEGVFVGISSGAAVEAAKIVGKREENRGKNIIVLLPDTGLRYLSTSVFD